One genomic region from Aliarcobacter cryaerophilus ATCC 43158 encodes:
- the rfaD gene encoding ADP-glyceromanno-heptose 6-epimerase, whose amino-acid sequence MKYNNINFNKKTILITGGAGFIGSNLAFYFQKNFPESKVVVLDCFRSGETFSNGNLKSFGHFKNLLGFNGVVISGDINDKKLLKSLENNYKFDYIFHQAAISDTTAIEQDIMIKTNVNAYEDLLKIAIKHKANMIYASSAATYGDSDRFEVGFEKPNNVYGFSKVMMDNITYEYLKKDLPISIVGLKYFNVYGPKEFFKNKTASMVVQFGHQILKGVTPKLFEGSDKILRDFIYIEDIIQANIKACKPKKSGVYNVGTGHARSFEDIVTILQKELEIDNGKEYIPNPYIGSYQFFTEANILTTKKFLDYEPRFSLEDGIKAYIPEIKRLFAEEVK is encoded by the coding sequence ATGAAATACAACAATATAAATTTTAATAAAAAAACGATTTTAATAACTGGTGGTGCTGGATTTATAGGTTCAAATCTAGCTTTTTATTTTCAAAAAAACTTTCCAGAATCAAAAGTAGTAGTTTTAGATTGTTTTAGAAGTGGAGAAACTTTTTCAAATGGAAATTTAAAAAGTTTTGGTCACTTTAAAAATCTTTTGGGATTTAATGGAGTTGTTATTAGTGGTGATATAAATGATAAAAAATTGTTAAAATCTCTAGAAAATAACTATAAATTCGACTATATCTTTCATCAAGCAGCAATTTCTGATACAACTGCAATTGAGCAAGATATTATGATAAAAACAAATGTAAACGCTTATGAAGATTTGTTAAAAATTGCAATAAAACACAAAGCAAATATGATTTATGCATCTAGTGCAGCAACTTATGGAGATAGTGATCGATTTGAAGTTGGTTTTGAAAAACCAAATAATGTTTATGGATTTTCAAAAGTTATGATGGATAACATTACTTATGAATATTTAAAAAAAGATTTACCAATATCTATTGTTGGGCTAAAATATTTTAATGTTTATGGTCCAAAAGAGTTTTTCAAAAATAAAACAGCTTCAATGGTAGTACAATTTGGTCACCAAATTTTAAAAGGAGTTACTCCAAAACTTTTTGAGGGAAGCGATAAGATTTTAAGAGATTTTATCTATATTGAAGATATTATTCAAGCAAATATTAAAGCTTGTAAACCAAAAAAATCTGGTGTTTATAATGTAGGAACTGGACATGCTAGAAGTTTTGAAGATATTGTAACTATTTTACAAAAAGAGCTTGAAATTGATAATGGAAAAGAGTATATACCAAATCCTTATATTGGTTCTTACCAATTTTTTACAGAAGCAAATATTCTAACAACTAAAAAGTTTTTAGATTATGAACCAAGATTTAG
- the gmhB gene encoding D-glycero-beta-D-manno-heptose 1,7-bisphosphate 7-phosphatase — MQKKIIYLDRDGVINEDFGYVSKIEDFNFVDGVFEACKEFLTLGYEIIVVTNQSGIGRNYYSEDEFLELTKYMKNEFKKEDIDILNVYYCPHNPDEDCSCRKPKAGMILQSLNDFEIDLNNSWLIGDKISDIECAKNGNIPNRILISENIVDSKDFLLAKSLLDSVKYIKK; from the coding sequence ATGCAAAAAAAGATTATCTATCTTGACAGAGATGGAGTTATAAATGAAGATTTTGGATATGTTAGTAAAATTGAGGATTTTAATTTTGTAGATGGAGTTTTTGAAGCTTGTAAAGAATTTTTAACTCTTGGATATGAGATTATTGTTGTTACAAATCAATCTGGTATTGGAAGAAATTATTATAGCGAAGATGAATTTTTAGAACTTACTAAATATATGAAAAATGAGTTTAAAAAAGAAGATATAGATATTTTAAATGTATATTATTGTCCACATAATCCAGATGAAGATTGCTCTTGCAGAAAACCAAAAGCTGGAATGATTTTACAATCTTTAAACGATTTTGAAATAGACTTAAATAATTCATGGCTAATTGGTGATAAAATAAGTGATATTGAGTGTGCAAAAAATGGTAATATACCAAATAGAATTTTAATAAGTGAAAATATTGTAGATAGTAAAGATTTTTTGCTTGCAAAATCATTGCTAGATTCAGTAAAATATATAAAAAAGTAG
- a CDS encoding glycosyltransferase has translation MKQTTIYYKTSNTLINKLKVRDDIKILKKSSFITKFFSKKRYPDIYFHSGELDENSIDFIKNSKFVVTNSFSNLNLILAKTKISHEKIKVIYPSVDLKYQKAKELKEKYKERFSLTVNTKIIFFTAKNFKTSGIKEFLQIVSNLSFIDFKVIIAGTKQQLAALEFTLPKYSKLEPKIILLDESKERLDEIYLISDVFLLPSYNKNIASSVIKAMFCKCVVFSTMNNDAKEILDVYATMENPSDPSTSFKIDAILFDENELKKIKKQNRNIALEMSLDKNIDKFNDILTKI, from the coding sequence ATGAAACAAACAACTATCTACTATAAAACAAGTAATACTCTAATAAATAAACTAAAAGTTAGAGATGATATAAAAATTTTAAAAAAATCATCTTTTATTACAAAGTTTTTTTCAAAAAAAAGATATCCAGATATATATTTTCATAGTGGAGAATTAGATGAAAATTCAATAGATTTTATAAAAAATTCCAAATTTGTAGTTACAAACTCATTTTCAAATCTAAATCTAATTTTAGCAAAAACAAAAATAAGCCATGAAAAAATAAAAGTTATTTATCCAAGTGTTGATTTAAAATATCAAAAAGCAAAAGAGTTAAAAGAAAAATATAAAGAGAGATTTTCTCTTACAGTAAACACAAAAATTATATTTTTTACAGCAAAAAATTTTAAAACAAGTGGAATAAAAGAGTTTTTACAAATAGTTTCAAATCTTTCATTTATTGATTTTAAAGTTATTATTGCAGGAACAAAACAACAATTGGCAGCTTTGGAATTTACATTACCAAAATATTCAAAATTAGAACCAAAAATTATATTGCTAGATGAAAGTAAAGAGAGATTAGATGAAATCTATCTCATAAGTGATGTTTTTTTACTTCCAAGCTATAACAAGAATATTGCGAGTAGTGTTATAAAAGCTATGTTTTGTAAATGTGTAGTTTTTTCTACTATGAATAATGATGCAAAAGAGATATTAGATGTTTATGCGACAATGGAAAATCCAAGTGACCCTAGTACATCTTTTAAAATAGATGCTATTTTATTTGATGAAAATGAACTTAAAAAAATTAAAAAACAAAATAGAAATATTGCACTTGAAATGAGTTTAGATAAAAATATTGACAAATTTAATGATATTTTAACAAAAATTTAA
- the rpmB gene encoding 50S ribosomal protein L28, with protein MARRCAISGKGPMVGNNVSHAKNRTKRRFLPNIRTVRVTLEDGTTTKLKISAKELRTLKKHS; from the coding sequence ATGGCAAGAAGATGTGCAATTTCTGGAAAAGGACCTATGGTTGGAAACAACGTAAGTCATGCTAAAAACAGAACTAAAAGAAGATTTTTACCAAATATTAGAACAGTTAGAGTTACATTAGAAGATGGAACAACAACTAAGTTAAAAATTTCTGCAAAAGAGTTAAGAACTCTTAAAAAACACTCATAA
- a CDS encoding potassium channel family protein, translating to MSIFIKLKKYFKWEYNSNIPQYDLNPIIYSKLKPIRSPLILIQILMMVGTLAYVYLEDYTIMQAIFQTSYTITNTGFGALNESNFKNETILFTVFLMLAGFMSLIFAVGVVIDVFTNGNLRELLRERRMLYKIARLRRHFVLCYHNEYTAQVAKQFRENQIPFVVVDSSDDIEAIAKEHGYPYFVKEEPYKEEAFLKSHLSSAKGVITLSKNISDNITLIASVRLYEKELERNPYLIIANAETHNEKVRLKKLGANKVVAPPSLMAKRVSAMAISPDMENILDEFLYKKDSPITMEDLLIKENSWIVGKELRELNLRDTLRISIIGITESSGAFVQLPNGDKVINKNSKLLIVGSQKGLFKAKRVLNLTNQPKEL from the coding sequence ATGAGCATTTTCATAAAACTCAAAAAATATTTCAAATGGGAATATAATTCAAATATTCCACAATATGATCTAAATCCTATTATATACTCAAAACTAAAACCAATTAGATCGCCTTTGATTTTAATTCAAATCCTTATGATGGTTGGTACTTTGGCTTATGTTTATTTAGAAGACTATACCATCATGCAAGCTATTTTTCAAACATCTTATACTATTACAAATACTGGTTTTGGTGCTTTAAATGAATCAAATTTTAAAAATGAGACAATATTATTTACTGTATTTTTAATGTTAGCTGGGTTTATGAGTTTAATCTTTGCAGTTGGAGTTGTAATTGATGTTTTTACAAATGGTAATTTAAGAGAACTTTTAAGGGAGAGAAGAATGCTTTACAAAATAGCAAGATTAAGAAGACACTTTGTTTTGTGTTATCACAATGAATATACTGCACAAGTTGCAAAACAGTTTAGAGAAAATCAAATTCCTTTTGTGGTTGTTGATTCAAGTGATGATATTGAAGCTATTGCAAAAGAGCATGGTTATCCATATTTTGTAAAAGAAGAACCATATAAAGAAGAAGCTTTCTTAAAATCTCATTTAAGTTCGGCAAAAGGAGTTATTACTTTATCAAAAAATATCTCTGATAATATTACGCTTATAGCATCTGTAAGACTTTATGAAAAAGAGTTAGAAAGAAATCCATATTTGATTATAGCAAATGCTGAAACTCACAATGAAAAAGTAAGACTTAAAAAACTAGGAGCGAATAAAGTTGTTGCACCTCCTTCTTTAATGGCAAAAAGAGTAAGTGCTATGGCAATAAGCCCTGATATGGAAAATATTTTAGATGAATTTTTATACAAAAAAGATAGTCCAATAACAATGGAAGATCTTTTAATAAAAGAGAATTCTTGGATAGTTGGAAAAGAGTTACGAGAACTAAATTTAAGAGATACTCTTAGAATATCTATTATTGGAATAACTGAATCAAGTGGAGCTTTTGTTCAACTTCCAAATGGAGACAAAGTTATAAATAAAAACTCTAAACTTTTAATTGTTGGTTCACAAAAAGGTCTTTTTAAAGCAAAAAGAGTTTTAAATTTAACAAATCAACCGAAGGAATTATAA
- the argJ gene encoding bifunctional glutamate N-acetyltransferase/amino-acid acetyltransferase ArgJ encodes MFTILPIKGYIDQINGFCCDGIHAGLKPNGNNDLGFIYTKEACTVAAIFTENKFQAAPLKHFLQYGENFKTNFVLINSKNANALTGRKGIEDINTLFSKLDFANEKLINPLMSSTGVIGNPLPIEKLVAGSQKFDLTAKNGENLSKAIMTTDAYPKTCLYEVRLEDGSSFKIGAVAKGAGMINPNLATMLCFICTDAAASYEDIKEALNKNKETTFNAISVDGDTSTNDTVMVLANGKSNAYDKEAFSEALRLVMHDMAMLMVADGEGAKKVAAFEVKNAATKEDAIKAAKALSNSLLVKTALFGEDPNFGRIASTIGASQIACDDEKLVISYNDVVVFNKGEICFDSIIEQKAADVLKKDQYKIICDIGLGDESFTAYGCDLGYKYVEINADYRS; translated from the coding sequence ATGTTTACAATTTTACCAATAAAAGGTTACATTGATCAAATAAATGGATTTTGTTGTGATGGAATCCATGCTGGACTTAAACCAAATGGAAATAATGATTTAGGATTTATATATACAAAAGAGGCTTGTACAGTTGCAGCAATTTTTACAGAAAATAAATTTCAAGCAGCACCATTAAAACATTTTTTGCAATATGGTGAAAATTTTAAAACAAATTTTGTTTTAATTAATTCAAAAAATGCAAATGCCTTGACTGGAAGAAAAGGAATAGAAGATATAAATACTCTTTTTTCTAAATTAGACTTTGCTAATGAAAAATTGATAAACCCACTTATGAGCAGTACAGGAGTTATAGGGAATCCATTACCAATTGAAAAATTAGTAGCTGGTTCTCAAAAGTTTGATTTAACAGCTAAAAATGGTGAAAATTTATCTAAAGCAATTATGACAACAGATGCATATCCTAAAACTTGCCTTTATGAAGTTAGACTTGAAGATGGAAGCTCATTTAAAATAGGAGCTGTTGCAAAAGGTGCTGGAATGATAAATCCAAATTTAGCAACTATGCTTTGTTTTATTTGTACGGATGCGGCTGCTTCTTATGAAGATATAAAAGAGGCATTAAATAAAAATAAAGAGACAACTTTTAATGCAATTTCTGTTGATGGAGATACTTCAACAAATGATACTGTAATGGTATTAGCAAATGGAAAATCAAATGCTTATGATAAAGAAGCATTTAGTGAAGCTTTAAGATTAGTAATGCATGATATGGCAATGTTAATGGTAGCTGATGGGGAGGGTGCAAAAAAAGTTGCAGCTTTTGAAGTAAAAAATGCAGCAACGAAAGAAGATGCAATAAAAGCAGCAAAAGCTTTATCAAATTCACTTTTAGTTAAAACAGCACTTTTTGGTGAAGACCCAAACTTTGGAAGAATTGCTTCAACAATTGGAGCTTCTCAAATAGCTTGTGATGATGAAAAACTAGTAATTTCATATAATGATGTTGTAGTATTTAATAAAGGAGAAATCTGTTTTGACTCTATTATTGAGCAAAAAGCAGCAGATGTTTTAAAAAAAGACCAATACAAAATTATTTGTGATATTGGTTTAGGAGATGAGAGTTTTACAGCTTATGGTTGTGATTTAGGATACAAGTATGTAGAAATTAATGCTGATTATAGAAGTTAA
- a CDS encoding YdcH family protein translates to MLHEHRDVIAELRQKDAHFTKVFDKHNDLDHEITNLENSHADQFTIEAKKKEKLKLKDEIYSMIVKYKAEK, encoded by the coding sequence ATGCTTCACGAACACAGAGATGTAATTGCAGAATTAAGACAAAAAGATGCACACTTTACTAAAGTTTTTGATAAACATAATGACTTAGATCATGAAATCACAAACTTAGAAAATTCACATGCTGACCAATTTACTATTGAGGCAAAGAAAAAAGAAAAATTAAAACTTAAAGATGAAATTTACTCTATGATAGTAAAATATAAAGCTGAAAAATAG
- the gyrA gene encoding DNA gyrase subunit A: protein MENLFENQDIVDINIEDSVKASYLDYSMSVIIGRALPDAKDGLKPVHRRILYAMHDLNLTSKVAYKKSARIVGDVIGKYHPHGDTSVYDALVRMAQSFSMRAPLVDGQGNFGSVDGDSAAAMRYTEARMTRIAEEVLRDLDKDTVNFVPNYDDTMKEPAVLPTRVPTLLLNGSEGIAVGMATKIPPHNLGELLDAILHLIDNPSSEAIDLMEFIQGPDFPTGGTIFGRRGIIDAYNTGRGRVRIRAKHHIESKAKKDVVVIDELPYQVNKARLIELIANLAKDKQIEGIAEVRDESDRDGIRVVIELKKDAMAEIVLNNLYKSTPMETTFGIILLAVYNKEPKVFNLPEILNIFLSHRKTVIIRRTIFDLEKAKARAHILEGLKIALDNIDEVVKIIRASANDTEAKDNLSSRFGLSSIQSQAILDMRLGRLTGLQRDKLEAEYAELMLLIAELEAILRSEEKLNEIIKEELNEIKEKFSTPRKTEIEDSYDEIDIEDLIPNEPMVVTITHNGYVKRVPIKSYERQKRGGKGKVAVTTHDDDFIERFFVSNTHDTLMFVTNMGQLYWLKVYKIPEGSRTAKGKAVVNLINLRADEKIMAIIPTPDFDESKSLVFFTRNGVIKRTSLNEFSNIRSNGVRAIVLDDTDEIVTAKIADVQTQYIMIFTSLGQCIRFELEKTRDQGRSTRGVRGIKFKIDTDIVVDADVIDNEEQEILTVSEKGIGKRTTIEEYRLTNRAGSGVIAMKLSPKTGNIVGEVLVDDTQDLMLLTSIGKMIRVDMQTIRKAGRNTSGVIIVNMDKDDKVVSIAKCPKEDEEIELDENGNIIRYNEDGEIIESSKDEEENLLDIIIDNKEEE from the coding sequence ATGGAAAACCTTTTTGAGAACCAAGATATTGTAGATATAAATATTGAAGATAGTGTAAAAGCTTCATATTTAGATTACTCTATGAGTGTTATTATTGGACGTGCATTACCAGATGCAAAAGATGGATTAAAACCAGTTCATAGAAGAATTTTGTATGCAATGCATGATTTAAATTTAACTTCAAAAGTTGCATATAAAAAATCTGCAAGGATTGTTGGAGATGTTATAGGAAAGTACCATCCTCATGGTGATACTTCTGTTTACGATGCACTTGTAAGAATGGCTCAAAGTTTCTCTATGAGAGCACCTTTGGTTGATGGGCAAGGAAACTTCGGTTCTGTTGATGGTGATAGTGCAGCTGCAATGAGATATACAGAAGCTAGAATGACTAGAATTGCAGAAGAAGTTTTAAGAGATTTAGATAAAGATACTGTAAATTTTGTACCAAACTATGATGATACGATGAAAGAACCAGCAGTTCTTCCTACACGTGTTCCAACTCTTTTATTAAATGGAAGTGAAGGTATAGCTGTAGGAATGGCAACAAAAATTCCACCTCATAATCTTGGCGAACTTTTAGATGCAATTTTACATTTAATTGATAATCCAAGTTCTGAAGCAATAGATTTAATGGAATTTATTCAAGGTCCAGATTTCCCAACTGGTGGAACAATCTTTGGAAGAAGAGGAATCATTGATGCTTATAACACTGGACGAGGACGTGTTAGAATTAGAGCAAAACATCATATAGAATCAAAAGCAAAAAAAGATGTTGTTGTTATTGATGAGTTACCATATCAAGTCAATAAAGCAAGATTAATTGAACTTATTGCAAATTTAGCAAAAGATAAGCAAATCGAAGGAATTGCAGAAGTTAGAGATGAATCTGATAGAGATGGAATTAGAGTTGTAATTGAGCTAAAAAAAGATGCAATGGCTGAAATTGTATTAAACAATCTTTATAAATCAACTCCTATGGAGACAACATTTGGAATTATATTGCTTGCAGTTTACAATAAAGAGCCAAAAGTATTTAATCTTCCAGAAATTTTAAATATTTTCTTATCACATAGAAAAACTGTAATTATTAGAAGAACAATATTTGATTTAGAAAAAGCAAAAGCAAGAGCACATATCTTAGAAGGTTTAAAAATTGCTTTAGATAATATTGATGAAGTTGTAAAAATTATTAGAGCTAGTGCAAATGATACTGAAGCAAAAGATAATTTATCTTCAAGATTTGGTCTAAGTTCAATTCAATCTCAAGCAATATTAGATATGAGATTAGGAAGATTAACAGGTCTTCAAAGAGATAAACTTGAAGCTGAATATGCTGAACTTATGTTATTAATAGCAGAATTAGAGGCAATTTTAAGAAGTGAAGAAAAATTAAACGAAATTATAAAAGAGGAGTTAAATGAGATAAAAGAAAAATTCTCAACTCCAAGAAAAACAGAAATAGAAGACTCTTATGATGAAATTGATATTGAAGATTTAATTCCAAATGAGCCAATGGTAGTTACTATTACTCATAATGGTTATGTGAAAAGAGTTCCTATCAAATCTTATGAAAGACAAAAAAGAGGTGGAAAAGGTAAAGTTGCAGTTACAACTCATGATGATGATTTCATCGAGAGATTCTTTGTAAGTAATACTCATGATACATTAATGTTTGTTACAAATATGGGACAACTTTATTGGTTAAAAGTTTATAAAATTCCAGAGGGAAGTAGAACGGCAAAAGGAAAAGCTGTTGTAAATTTAATTAATCTAAGAGCTGATGAAAAAATTATGGCAATTATTCCAACTCCAGATTTTGATGAATCTAAATCTTTAGTATTCTTTACAAGAAATGGAGTTATAAAAAGAACATCATTAAATGAGTTCTCTAATATCAGAAGTAATGGAGTAAGAGCAATAGTTCTTGATGATACAGATGAGATTGTGACAGCTAAAATTGCAGATGTACAAACTCAATATATTATGATATTTACAAGCCTTGGTCAATGTATTAGATTTGAACTTGAAAAAACAAGAGATCAAGGAAGAAGTACAAGAGGAGTTAGAGGTATTAAGTTTAAAATTGATACAGATATTGTTGTTGATGCAGATGTAATTGATAATGAAGAACAAGAGATTCTTACAGTTTCTGAAAAAGGAATTGGAAAACGAACAACAATAGAAGAGTATAGACTTACAAATAGAGCAGGTTCAGGTGTTATTGCTATGAAATTATCACCAAAAACTGGAAATATTGTTGGTGAAGTTTTAGTTGATGATACTCAAGATTTAATGCTTTTAACTTCAATTGGAAAAATGATTAGAGTTGATATGCAGACAATTAGAAAAGCTGGAAGAAATACAAGTGGTGTAATAATTGTAAATATGGATAAAGATGATAAAGTTGTATCTATAGCAAAATGTCCAAAAGAAGATGAAGAGATAGAACTTGATGAAAATGGAAATATTATTAGATATAACGAAGATGGTGAAATAATAGAGTCTTCAAAAGATGAAGAAGAAAATTTATTAGATATTATTATAGATAACAAAGAAGAGGAATAG
- a CDS encoding aspartate-semialdehyde dehydrogenase, with amino-acid sequence MRKFNVAVVGATGAVGEEVFRVMEELKFPVNKVIPLASARSAGSTIEFLNKDVTVLELTETVFEEQEVEIAFFCAGGSVSEKFAKHAVKAGAVVIDNTSHFRMDPKVPLVVPEVNPQDIALWRETGIIANPNCSTIQMVQSLKPLDDLYGIKRVDVSTYQAVSGAGKSGMEELVKQMQDFFAFRLDETEIKAFAHQIALNVIPQIDVAMENGFTKEEMKMVNETQKIMHKNFQVAATCVRVPVLRSHSESLTVTFNDDVDVDVNEVRNALDNFENVKVIDDLENKKYPMPIISTDTDYTYVGRIRKDVYASNIVHYFNVADQVRVGAATNAVRIGLKWIELESNM; translated from the coding sequence ATGAGAAAGTTTAATGTTGCAGTTGTAGGAGCAACTGGGGCTGTTGGAGAAGAAGTATTTAGAGTTATGGAAGAGTTAAAGTTTCCAGTTAATAAAGTAATTCCACTAGCAAGCGCTAGAAGTGCTGGTTCTACAATTGAATTTTTAAATAAAGATGTTACAGTTTTAGAACTTACAGAAACTGTTTTTGAAGAACAAGAAGTTGAAATTGCATTTTTTTGTGCAGGTGGAAGTGTCTCTGAGAAATTTGCAAAACATGCTGTAAAAGCAGGAGCTGTTGTAATTGATAACACAAGTCATTTTAGAATGGATCCAAAAGTTCCACTTGTTGTTCCTGAAGTTAACCCTCAAGATATAGCACTTTGGAGAGAAACTGGAATTATTGCAAATCCAAATTGTTCAACAATTCAAATGGTTCAAAGCTTAAAACCGCTTGATGATTTATATGGTATTAAAAGAGTAGATGTTTCAACTTATCAAGCAGTTTCTGGTGCTGGAAAATCTGGAATGGAAGAGCTTGTAAAACAGATGCAAGATTTTTTTGCATTTAGATTAGATGAAACAGAAATTAAAGCATTTGCACACCAAATAGCTTTAAATGTAATTCCACAAATAGATGTTGCAATGGAAAATGGATTTACAAAAGAAGAGATGAAAATGGTAAATGAAACTCAAAAAATTATGCATAAAAACTTTCAAGTTGCAGCAACTTGTGTAAGAGTTCCAGTATTAAGATCTCATAGTGAATCTTTAACAGTTACATTTAATGATGACGTTGATGTTGATGTTAATGAAGTTAGAAATGCACTAGATAATTTTGAAAATGTAAAAGTAATAGATGATTTAGAAAATAAAAAATACCCAATGCCAATAATCTCAACTGATACAGATTACACTTATGTAGGAAGAATTAGAAAAGATGTTTATGCTTCAAATATTGTTCACTACTTTAATGTTGCAGATCAAGTAAGGGTTGGAGCTGCTACAAATGCAGTTAGAATCGGTTTGAAATGGATTGAGTTAGAAAGCAATATGTAA
- a CDS encoding YqhA family protein, producing MFEKFFENALWKSRFIVILAVIFGFFGSVILFIVASVDVINVAKFIFTTFINGTHPEHFHEDIVAGIIGAVDLYLIAVVLLIFSFGIYELFISKIDAACTPEDCNSILNISSLDQLKDKIAKVIIMVLVVNYFQRVLHTKYETPLELLYFALAIVALAVGLYFTGKVGKK from the coding sequence ATGTTTGAAAAATTTTTTGAAAATGCTCTTTGGAAAAGTAGATTTATAGTAATTCTTGCTGTAATTTTTGGCTTTTTTGGATCAGTAATTTTATTTATTGTTGCAAGTGTTGATGTAATTAATGTAGCAAAATTTATTTTTACAACATTTATAAATGGAACTCATCCTGAACATTTTCATGAAGATATTGTTGCTGGAATTATTGGTGCAGTTGATCTATATTTAATAGCTGTTGTTTTATTAATATTCTCTTTTGGAATTTATGAACTATTTATTTCAAAAATAGATGCAGCTTGCACTCCAGAAGATTGTAACTCTATTTTAAATATTAGCTCACTTGATCAGCTAAAAGATAAAATAGCAAAAGTTATTATTATGGTTTTAGTAGTAAATTACTTTCAAAGAGTTTTACATACAAAATATGAAACACCACTTGAGTTACTATATTTTGCATTAGCAATAGTAGCACTTGCTGTTGGACTTTACTTCACGGGTAAAGTTGGGAAAAAATAA
- the hemE gene encoding uroporphyrinogen decarboxylase yields the protein MSKIFVDACFRRPTPYTPVWMMRQAGRYLKEYMEVRSKAGNFLNLCHNPKLAAEVTIQPLDIVGVDAAILFSDILVIPNEMGMHLEFLQGEGPVFKDPIKTEADLDKLIGGEEAANKLTYVYETIKLLKEQLPQDKALIGFTGAPWTLATYMIEGQGTKTYNLCKKIMYSNPEFLHKILRKVTDVIKFYLEKQIQAGADVVQIFDSWASAIEPGRYDEFSWKYMVEIAEYIKDKYPHIPVIMFPKGVASFIERGLVYGNFDVFGVDWGTPMALAKEKLGSKYVLQGNMEPCRLYSKEETTKCVEAIQNVMCGEGHIFNLGHGILPDVPVENAIHFVKECQKVSKK from the coding sequence ATGTCAAAAATTTTTGTAGATGCATGTTTTAGAAGACCAACTCCTTATACTCCAGTTTGGATGATGAGACAAGCAGGAAGATATCTAAAAGAGTATATGGAAGTTCGATCAAAAGCTGGAAATTTTTTAAATCTTTGCCATAATCCAAAACTTGCTGCTGAAGTTACTATTCAGCCTCTTGATATTGTAGGAGTTGATGCTGCAATTTTATTTAGTGATATTTTAGTAATTCCAAATGAGATGGGAATGCACCTTGAATTTTTACAAGGAGAAGGTCCTGTTTTTAAAGATCCAATTAAAACTGAAGCTGATTTGGATAAATTAATTGGTGGTGAAGAAGCTGCTAATAAATTAACTTATGTTTATGAAACTATAAAACTTTTAAAAGAACAATTGCCACAAGATAAAGCTTTAATAGGATTTACAGGAGCACCTTGGACATTAGCAACTTATATGATTGAAGGTCAAGGAACAAAAACATATAATCTTTGTAAAAAAATAATGTATTCTAATCCAGAATTTTTACATAAAATTTTAAGAAAAGTAACAGATGTTATTAAATTTTATTTAGAAAAACAAATCCAAGCTGGTGCTGATGTTGTTCAAATATTTGATTCTTGGGCATCTGCTATAGAGCCAGGTCGTTATGATGAGTTTTCTTGGAAATATATGGTTGAAATAGCTGAATATATAAAAGATAAATATCCTCATATCCCAGTTATTATGTTTCCAAAAGGAGTTGCTTCTTTTATTGAAAGAGGGCTAGTTTATGGTAACTTTGATGTATTTGGAGTAGATTGGGGAACACCAATGGCACTAGCAAAAGAGAAACTTGGAAGCAAATATGTGCTTCAAGGCAATATGGAGCCATGTAGATTATATTCAAAAGAAGAGACAACAAAATGTGTTGAAGCGATTCAGAATGTAATGTGTGGAGAAGGACATATATTTAATTTAGGACATGGTATTTTACCTGATGTTCCAGTTGAAAATGCAATTCATTTCGTAAAAGAGTGTCAAAAGGTGAGTAAAAAGTAG
- a CDS encoding ComEA family DNA-binding protein: MKKFVAILAIFTALFLGAIDLQTASKSELMQIKGVGDKKADAIIEYRKTNTINSAEDLKNIKGFGDTIIDNVKKDIKEKPISSKKDEKSKSDDIKDSKKTKNSKSDN, encoded by the coding sequence ATGAAAAAATTTGTTGCTATTTTAGCTATTTTTACTGCTTTATTTTTAGGGGCTATAGATCTTCAAACTGCTTCAAAAAGTGAGTTAATGCAAATTAAGGGAGTAGGAGATAAAAAAGCTGATGCTATTATTGAGTATAGAAAAACAAACACTATAAACTCTGCTGAGGACTTAAAAAACATAAAAGGGTTTGGCGATACTATTATAGACAATGTAAAAAAGGATATAAAAGAAAAGCCTATTTCATCTAAAAAAGATGAAAAATCAAAGAGTGATGACATAAAAGATTCAAAGAAAACTAAAAACTCTAAATCTGACAATTAA